A window of Bradyrhizobium diazoefficiens genomic DNA:
ACGGCCACCGCCTGATCGGCATGATCCAGCCTGATGTCGCGCACTCGCCGAAAAATTCCGACAAGCCGACGCTGTTCCGCGTCGGCTGCGTCGGCCGCATCACCCAGCTCGCCGAATCCGGCGACGGCCGCTACATCCTCGAGCTCACCGGCGTCTCGCGCTTCAAGGTGGTCGAGGAGCTCGAAGTGCTCACCGCCTACCGGCAGTGCAAGGTGGACTTCTTCACCTTCATCGACGACTTCACCGCCCGCATGGGCGAGGACCAGGTCGATCGCGAGGCGTTGCTCGCGGTGCTGGCGGACTTTTTGAAGGCCAACAACCTCAAGGTCGACTGGGAAGGCGTCGAAAGCGCGCCCAACGAAGCGCTCGTCAATGCGCTGGCGATGATGTCGCCCTATGGCCCCGCCGAGAAGCAGGCCATGCTGGAAGCGCCTGACCTGAAGACCCGCGCCGAGATTCTGATCGCCGTTACCGAGATGGACCTCGCCAAAAAGCGCACCAGCGGCGATCCGCCGCTCCAGTGATAGTCTCGAGAGCCTAAAGCGCGACGAGGTTGGGATGAATCGCCATCGCGCTTTAAAGACGATTGCGGATGCGCTTGCGTCCGGTGATCATCGCGCGGATCAGGCTCTCGCGCTGGAGTATCCCCATCAGCAGCACGCCCAGCACATGCAGCACGGCCAGGACGATGACCGCATCCGATGAATAATGGTGGGTGTCTTCGACCCACCACACGCCGAAGAAGGTGACGGTGACCGACATCGCGCCTGTGATCGCCGAGACCGCGAGCGACAGCAGCAGGGCCACCAGCATCAACGTGCCAGCGGGATTGAGTCCGATATAGCGGCCGGTGATGCCGCGGCGCAGATTCCAGAGATAGCCCGGCGCCGCGCGAAGCCTCACGCCGACCATCCGGAAACGCGAATAGCGGCTTCCCCCGAAGCCCCACACCAGACGGAAGGCCAGAAGCCCCAGCACCGCATAGCCGACGATGCGGTGAAGTCCGTCATGAACGGTCGGCGTGAACCAAGCGGCCAGAACGCAAGCCGCGAGAGCCCAGTGCCAAAGGCGCAGCGGGAGGTCCCAGACTGCGACCGTCCGCGAAGCGGTTCGATCCGCGGGGGCCCTGCCGGACACCCCGCGCGCTTCTTGCATCGCTTCTTCGATCAAGCGAAGACCATCCTCAAGCCTTGCTTTGCGCAGATTACTTCAAGGCTTTATTTGGCGATCGTGTGCTTCAGGCTGAGATCTTCAGGGCTGTAGAACAGCTCGTAAAGCTTGCCTTCCTTGACGCCGTAGACCTCGTAGCACGAGCCTTCGATCTTGGAGCGCCGCACTTCGTAACCCAGCGCCTTGGCCTTGGCCTCGGCTTCGCTGGCCGGCTTCCATGACGCCTTGCCGATCCTGGTGCAGTCCTTGAAACCGTCGGCCATGGCTGACGACCCCATGCCCATCCCGACCGTCAGTGCAATGGCAACAACACGAATGACCTTCACGAACGTTTCCTCCTCTGTCGTGCACGCTACGCGAGCCGCGAAGCCGGACTGAAGGAAGCAAAGGCGATGGTGAAGTCAATCCGTTACGAGGCCAATTGGATTTAGAGTTGTTCTAACGATTGCCAAAAAGATCAGCGCTCTCCGCATGCAGCATGCATTCGCAGCATCGCTGCGGCCTTACGCCTCACCGGTTGGATCGACTGCCGGCCGCGCCAGTTGCGCTAAAGCATGATCCGGACCCCGAGGGCGGCATTGGCGCAAAGTGCGAAGCGGTTTTCCGAAAAGATCATGCTCAAACAAAAACCTCGAGCGCGATGACGATTCATCCCAATCGCATCGCGCTTCAGGCCGCGCTTTGCCTTGCCGGATAATCGCGCTGCAGCCAGTCCGTCCAGCGGAGACGTCCGCGCACACCATGGCTGACGACAAAGCCCATGCTGCGCGCCTTCGCCTCGCAAAGGCCGATCGCCAGGATTTTCCGGTGCAGCCTCGTTGCTTCCTGGTATTGGCGAGCGAAGGCAACAAGATCGAGAGCTTCGGGCCGCCGATCTCCGCTCGCACCCCGCGCTGCCCGTCGAACGCGCAATTCAGAATGTGATCGGCAACGTCCGACGTATCGACGGGATTGAACAGAGTCGTTGGCACCGGCCACACCGGAAGCCGGGCGAGGCCCCAGAGCAACCTGTCGAGCAGGTAGTAGAACGGCATCGCGCAAACGATGGACCAGGACAGAGCTGACGCACGCACCAGCCGTTCGCCAGCGAGCTTGACCCGAGCGTAGGCCAGGTTCGCCTGGTCGAGCCCGACGATCGAAACGTGCAGGAAGTGCCGCACCTCGGCCTCCCCGCAAAGCGACAGGAGCCGCTCCGTTCCCTCGACACCACGGCTGAAGGCGACCTGAAGAAATCGACCGCCCCAGGCTCGGTTATATCGAAGGGCTGCTGGAAAGACGCGGACTGACCCCAACGACCGCGCAGGCCCGCGCACAGATCCTGTACTGGACGTTTCTCGGCTTCGCGCTGTCGGGCGCGCCGGTCCCGACAGCACGGCTCCAGGCCCT
This region includes:
- a CDS encoding LON peptidase substrate-binding domain-containing protein; this encodes MPINIEYRGPADLPEIIPVFPLPGALLLPRGQMPLNIFEPRYLAMVDDSFRDGHRLIGMIQPDVAHSPKNSDKPTLFRVGCVGRITQLAESGDGRYILELTGVSRFKVVEELEVLTAYRQCKVDFFTFIDDFTARMGEDQVDREALLAVLADFLKANNLKVDWEGVESAPNEALVNALAMMSPYGPAEKQAMLEAPDLKTRAEILIAVTEMDLAKKRTSGDPPLQ
- a CDS encoding cytochrome b/b6 domain-containing protein; this translates as MQEARGVSGRAPADRTASRTVAVWDLPLRLWHWALAACVLAAWFTPTVHDGLHRIVGYAVLGLLAFRLVWGFGGSRYSRFRMVGVRLRAAPGYLWNLRRGITGRYIGLNPAGTLMLVALLLSLAVSAITGAMSVTVTFFGVWWVEDTHHYSSDAVIVLAVLHVLGVLLMGILQRESLIRAMITGRKRIRNRL
- a CDS encoding PepSY domain-containing protein, which gives rise to MKVIRVVAIALTVGMGMGSSAMADGFKDCTRIGKASWKPASEAEAKAKALGYEVRRSKIEGSCYEVYGVKEGKLYELFYSPEDLSLKHTIAK